A stretch of the Acyrthosiphon pisum isolate AL4f chromosome A2, pea_aphid_22Mar2018_4r6ur, whole genome shotgun sequence genome encodes the following:
- the LOC107883743 gene encoding zinc finger MYM-type protein 1-like, producing MGLEPISEFDPFLSEHLKKYGGSGNGKVSYISYHTYEQFIIIMSNKVKNIIIQEINNAKYFSVSVDSTPDISHIDQLSLIIQYVDENRKPVEQFLCFLDNIGHKAEQMAGVILLTIESFNLNICNLRGQSYDNASNVSDIYSGLQAKIKAVGALAQFVPCSAHYLNLVGTNAASSCKNAVMFFDLFQKL from the coding sequence ATGGGACTTGAACCAATTTCTGAATTTGATCCATTTCTATCtgagcatttaaaaaaatatggtggTTCGGGAAATGGAAAAGTTTCATATATTTCATATCATACATATgaacagtttattattattatgtcaaacaAGGTAAAGAACATAATTATACAAGAAATTAATAATGCAAAATACTTCTCTGTCAGTGTAGATTCAACTCCAGACATTAGTCATATTGATCAATTgtcattaattatacaatatgttgaTGAAAATAGAAAACCAGTGGAACAATTTTTATGCTTCTTAGATAATATTGGCCATAAAGCTGAACAAATGGCTGGAGTGATTCTTTTAACAATTgaaagttttaatttgaacatttgTAACTTAAGAGGACAATCTTATGATAATGCCAGCAATGTGTCTGACATTTATTCTGGTCTGCAAGCCAAGATTAAAGCTGTTGGTGCACTTGCGCAATTTGTACCTTGTTCAGCTCACTACCTTAACTTAGTAGGCACAAATGCTGCTAGTTCTTGTAAAAATGCAGTGATGTTTTTTGACTTATtccaaaaactataa